In Desulfovibrio sp. UIB00, the following are encoded in one genomic region:
- a CDS encoding HDOD domain-containing protein, with product MQSQKESRLFLQKLLQNPPALPFEPKLLPLLFAVTQEGSNASVRSVVALIEKSPRLATRVLTVANSAAYGLEFKVSTLQRAISIMGLREVRLLVLMVGMSSFIREAQLPKAFDTGAFWSHLLSVATIARTLADVLGGDTGVCGTSACAGERLVMVPDEAYIAGLLHDVGKIFFAAARPDLWERTAEMEQTENCGSSEAETAQLGMDHGLIGAAVMHQWKLPLVLTEPINLHHSPELATTYKMEARLLAAANALAHCSHDAPMLRSKAGEHLPDGCDLDAVSAAVLESMVRIQEAGFAELDA from the coding sequence ATGCAATCTCAAAAAGAGTCCAGGCTGTTTTTGCAAAAGCTTTTGCAAAATCCGCCCGCGCTGCCGTTTGAACCCAAACTGCTTCCCCTGCTGTTTGCGGTTACCCAGGAAGGCTCCAATGCCTCGGTGCGATCGGTCGTTGCACTGATTGAAAAAAGCCCACGGCTCGCAACACGTGTGCTCACAGTGGCCAATTCGGCTGCATATGGGCTTGAATTCAAGGTTTCTACCCTGCAAAGAGCCATCAGCATCATGGGCCTGCGCGAAGTGCGTCTGCTTGTGCTTATGGTCGGCATGTCGTCGTTTATACGGGAGGCCCAGCTCCCCAAGGCGTTTGATACGGGCGCATTCTGGAGCCACCTGCTTTCTGTGGCAACCATTGCCAGAACTCTGGCGGATGTTCTTGGTGGAGATACCGGCGTATGCGGAACCTCTGCCTGCGCTGGCGAGCGCCTGGTCATGGTGCCGGACGAGGCATACATAGCTGGATTGCTCCATGATGTGGGCAAGATTTTTTTTGCTGCCGCTCGGCCAGACCTCTGGGAAAGGACGGCAGAAATGGAACAGACCGAAAATTGCGGCAGTTCCGAGGCTGAAACCGCGCAGCTTGGCATGGACCACGGACTCATTGGTGCGGCAGTGATGCACCAGTGGAAGCTGCCTCTGGTGCTTACCGAACCCATAAACCTGCACCATTCACCCGAACTTGCCACAACCTATAAAATGGAGGCGCGCCTGCTTGCTGCGGCCAACGCCCTGGCCCATTGCAGCCATGATGCGCCCATGCTGAGGAGCAAGGCAGGCGAACACCTGCCCGATGGGTGTGATCTTGATGCCGTGAGCGCTGCGGTGCTTGAAAGTATGGTCAGAATACAGGAAGCCGGTTTTGCTGAGCTTGATGCATAG
- a CDS encoding alpha/beta fold hydrolase, with amino-acid sequence MMKLSDFSFATPEKKSARPESASISCSGPHTASATQAGGEFASLEHLFRSIADARPEAEALTGGGPGLTFRELDVLSERIARFILAQGYGHEAVVGVLCARGAVYLAAALGVMRAGAVYLPVEREQPQGRKEAMLRPASLIIADSACLREAEYFHYRNPGIRHVLCLDAQEYDDAAEKGTGLVSTEYWEQVAQAGSDMGWKSDFDSAPCPQSELAAMAAAVLEKCGLAHKAEAPSAEDSRAGCKVLDVGSGSGCVAQALAKAVQEYAAVDLARNELSRLASFDAAARVTPYRMEAADIHFLEGQAFDVVVMNGVVENFPGYNYLRRVLHHAVEMLTPDGLVFVGAVRDLDCRDDLRAALQAHALATGDQSGLLRLDASAELFVPRQFFTEWAARCPVPVQVTFSPCVLGKDREQSRADGGEQHGAQAFRYDVVIRPGGSRPQVTLSRFGAQYLPPAGGQALPPCEPSQAAYIVYTSGSTGTPKGVVVEHCNLMHILRALRPYAAGCERVGLVAPLSFDASVQQLAVSVFSGKSLHVLSDEERKNPSLFCACARERGLDLCDMTPAFFNVLTDWLAEQRQPLPLKALLLAGEVLRPDVIRKFYAIPGNEGVVLFNVYGPTECTVDSSAFRIDMGNHQDFTAYPIGKPLEGVRICAMDKNCQELPDSVTGELWIFGDGVSRGYLNNASPGAFVEKDGQPCYRTGDNGYVQNGLVFYRGREDQQVKIRGNRVELGEVEKAVAGFPGVRQVAVVADTFRAGEEKNLAVYVVGHVDMGVLRGYLEQHLPPYCVPAYFVPMMELPLSLNRKIDKKALPSPLGGVEIQRGRMPTGPLEEKLAGIWKRLLGFEITDADAGFFNLGGHSILSIRLIAMIEKEMGVHVAVNELVTHSTIAQLAALLAGKTEKRESPVIQLQHCEGGKNLVLFHPVGGSVFCYSDLARLLGGKYSVYAVEAAGFSQRRTSLTTELHTVESLAEYYLDEILKVESRDIIWGGWSFGGLLAYECSRRYAALGNRSEPVIILDTVADNTRAKQMAAKDDIELLQLILQDGMAFDPVKLRAMPREQQLGYLVECGEKSGLLPAGFSAVQMDNLLLTYRGNTLAAARYERPSPSDCKLLLVRALDFASNPQIIMNDDYQGWGRFLKKENITLRWTQGTHESMLSAGLAANVAQLILEYLEGEG; translated from the coding sequence ATGATGAAGTTATCGGATTTTTCCTTTGCCACTCCAGAAAAAAAATCTGCAAGGCCAGAGTCTGCCAGTATTTCCTGCTCTGGCCCGCATACTGCGAGCGCCACGCAGGCAGGGGGGGAGTTTGCCAGCCTTGAGCATCTGTTCCGCAGCATTGCTGACGCAAGGCCAGAAGCCGAAGCTCTGACCGGGGGCGGCCCTGGGCTGACCTTCAGGGAGCTGGACGTTCTTTCGGAGCGCATTGCCCGTTTCATCCTTGCGCAGGGTTATGGGCACGAGGCTGTGGTGGGCGTACTGTGCGCGCGCGGCGCGGTGTATCTGGCTGCGGCTCTGGGCGTCATGCGGGCCGGCGCGGTGTACCTGCCCGTGGAGCGCGAGCAGCCGCAAGGCCGCAAAGAGGCCATGCTGCGGCCTGCAAGCCTGATTATTGCCGACAGCGCCTGCCTGCGCGAGGCCGAGTATTTTCACTACAGAAATCCCGGCATCCGGCACGTACTCTGCCTTGATGCGCAGGAGTATGACGATGCCGCCGAAAAAGGCACAGGCCTTGTGAGCACGGAATACTGGGAGCAGGTGGCTCAGGCTGGCAGCGACATGGGCTGGAAGAGTGACTTTGACTCCGCCCCCTGCCCGCAAAGCGAACTCGCGGCCATGGCCGCTGCCGTACTTGAAAAATGCGGGCTGGCTCACAAAGCAGAGGCTCCCAGCGCGGAAGATTCCCGCGCAGGCTGCAAAGTGCTGGATGTGGGCAGCGGGTCTGGTTGCGTGGCGCAAGCGCTTGCCAAGGCCGTGCAGGAATATGCGGCTGTGGATCTGGCCCGCAATGAACTCAGCCGCCTTGCCAGTTTTGACGCTGCCGCCAGGGTGACGCCGTATCGTATGGAAGCGGCGGACATTCATTTTCTTGAAGGTCAGGCCTTTGACGTGGTGGTCATGAACGGCGTGGTGGAAAATTTCCCCGGCTACAACTATCTGCGCAGGGTGCTGCATCACGCCGTGGAGATGCTCACGCCTGACGGCCTCGTTTTTGTGGGGGCGGTGCGCGATCTGGATTGCCGGGACGACCTGCGGGCTGCCTTGCAGGCCCATGCCCTTGCCACTGGCGATCAATCCGGCTTGCTGCGGCTTGATGCCTCTGCCGAGCTGTTTGTTCCCCGCCAGTTTTTTACGGAGTGGGCGGCGCGCTGCCCTGTGCCGGTGCAAGTGACGTTCTCGCCTTGTGTGCTGGGGAAAGACCGTGAGCAAAGCCGTGCAGATGGCGGCGAGCAGCACGGGGCGCAGGCCTTCCGCTATGATGTGGTCATCCGTCCAGGCGGTAGCCGCCCCCAGGTTACGCTTTCGCGTTTTGGCGCGCAGTATCTGCCGCCTGCGGGCGGGCAAGCCCTGCCCCCATGCGAGCCATCTCAGGCGGCCTACATCGTGTATACCAGCGGTTCAACAGGCACTCCCAAGGGGGTGGTGGTTGAGCACTGCAACCTCATGCACATTTTGCGCGCCTTGCGGCCCTATGCGGCGGGCTGCGAAAGGGTGGGGCTGGTTGCGCCCCTGTCGTTTGACGCCTCGGTGCAGCAGTTGGCTGTGTCTGTCTTCAGCGGCAAAAGCCTGCACGTGCTGTCAGACGAAGAACGCAAGAACCCCTCGCTTTTTTGCGCCTGCGCGCGTGAGCGCGGGCTTGACCTGTGCGACATGACACCCGCGTTTTTCAACGTGCTTACAGACTGGCTTGCCGAGCAACGCCAGCCTTTGCCGCTCAAGGCCCTGCTGCTGGCGGGCGAGGTGCTGCGGCCTGATGTGATCCGCAAATTTTACGCCATCCCCGGCAACGAGGGCGTGGTGCTGTTCAATGTGTACGGCCCCACGGAATGCACGGTGGACAGCAGCGCCTTTCGCATAGATATGGGCAACCATCAGGATTTTACCGCCTATCCCATAGGCAAACCGCTTGAAGGCGTGCGCATCTGCGCGATGGACAAAAATTGTCAGGAGTTGCCTGATTCCGTTACTGGCGAACTGTGGATTTTTGGCGATGGCGTGTCGCGCGGCTACCTGAATAACGCCAGCCCCGGTGCGTTTGTGGAAAAAGACGGCCAGCCCTGCTACCGCACGGGGGACAACGGCTATGTGCAGAACGGCCTTGTTTTTTACCGTGGGCGTGAAGACCAGCAGGTGAAGATACGTGGCAACCGGGTGGAGCTTGGCGAGGTGGAAAAAGCCGTGGCGGGCTTTCCGGGCGTGCGGCAGGTGGCGGTGGTGGCGGATACCTTCCGCGCCGGGGAGGAAAAAAACCTCGCCGTCTACGTGGTGGGCCATGTGGATATGGGCGTGCTGCGGGGGTATCTTGAACAACATTTGCCGCCGTACTGCGTGCCCGCCTATTTTGTCCCCATGATGGAACTGCCGCTTTCGCTCAATCGCAAGATAGACAAAAAGGCTTTGCCGTCACCCCTGGGAGGAGTGGAAATTCAGCGCGGGCGCATGCCTACCGGGCCGTTAGAAGAAAAACTGGCCGGGATATGGAAGCGCCTGCTGGGATTTGAAATCACCGATGCCGATGCTGGATTTTTCAATTTGGGCGGTCACAGCATTCTTTCCATCAGGCTTATTGCCATGATTGAAAAGGAAATGGGCGTGCATGTGGCTGTGAATGAGCTGGTCACGCATTCAACTATTGCGCAGTTAGCGGCCCTGCTGGCCGGAAAGACCGAAAAGCGTGAAAGCCCTGTTATCCAGTTGCAACACTGCGAGGGCGGCAAGAATCTTGTGCTGTTTCATCCTGTTGGAGGCAGTGTGTTCTGCTACAGCGACCTTGCGCGCCTGCTTGGCGGCAAATATTCGGTCTACGCTGTTGAGGCGGCTGGCTTCAGCCAGAGGCGCACGTCGCTTACCACAGAGCTGCATACGGTTGAAAGTCTGGCGGAGTATTATCTGGACGAAATACTCAAGGTCGAGAGCCGCGATATCATCTGGGGCGGCTGGAGTTTTGGCGGTCTGCTGGCCTATGAATGCTCCCGGCGGTATGCGGCGCTGGGCAACCGCAGCGAGCCTGTCATTATTCTTGATACCGTGGCCGATAATACCCGCGCAAAACAGATGGCGGCCAAGGATGATATTGAACTGCTGCAGCTTATTTTGCAGGACGGCATGGCCTTTGACCCCGTAAAGCTGCGCGCCATGCCGCGCGAGCAGCAACTGGGCTACCTTGTGGAATGCGGGGAGAAAAGCGGATTGCTGCCTGCCGGGTTCAGCGCCGTGCAGATGGACAACCTGCTGCTGACCTATCGCGGCAACACCCTGGCCGCTGCGCGTTATGAGCGGCCAAGCCCCTCCGACTGCAAGCTGCTGCTGGTGCGCGCGCTGGATTTTGCAAGCAACCCGCAGATAATAATGAATGATGACTACCAGGGCTGGGGCCGCTTTTTGAAAAAGGAAAACATCACGTTGCGCTGGACGCAAGGCACCCACGAATCCATGCTTTCTGCTGGCCTCGCCGCAAACGTGGCACAGCTCATTCTGGAGTATCTTGAAGGCGAAGGGTAG
- a CDS encoding HD-GYP domain-containing protein: MPVERIPIAHLKPGMYVLNPGISWINAPLLYMSEGLVADQAEIDGIIQQGFTEVIHDPERAVPAYEPGCALPRLFSRNLAQAQRAHAAAYAHVKAAMSSGECGSAEIAGAEPCIKSIILALKCNANAMLTLANLKGRDEYTYRHSVNVAIFAVAFARHLGLTDHQQQLAGMAGLFHDYGKALVPREILNAPRALSPSEFAVMRSHVLLGYDALRKIPNIAPEILEGTGQHHEMHDGLGYPHGLKGSAIGLFGRIISICDVYDALSSRRVYKEALCPSHALAIMYKMNGTAWPRGFADSFIKMMGVFPLGTAVKLSDGRMGLISSSNPDFPTRPTVIIVRKFRGVAYMEDRVDLLAASKICVSRALSFKETEDWDIPRLLGITE; encoded by the coding sequence ATGCCTGTGGAACGGATACCTATAGCACACCTGAAGCCGGGAATGTACGTACTCAATCCGGGCATCTCCTGGATCAATGCCCCGCTGCTCTACATGAGCGAGGGTCTTGTGGCCGATCAGGCAGAGATTGACGGGATCATCCAGCAGGGCTTTACCGAAGTAATTCACGATCCGGAGCGCGCCGTTCCTGCGTATGAACCGGGCTGTGCGCTGCCGCGTTTGTTCTCACGCAACCTTGCACAGGCACAAAGAGCGCACGCTGCCGCCTACGCTCATGTAAAAGCCGCCATGTCTTCCGGTGAGTGCGGCAGTGCAGAGATTGCAGGGGCCGAACCCTGCATTAAGTCCATCATTCTTGCTCTCAAGTGTAATGCCAACGCCATGCTGACCCTTGCCAACCTGAAAGGGCGTGACGAATACACATACAGGCACAGCGTCAACGTGGCCATTTTTGCCGTAGCCTTTGCCCGGCATCTGGGCCTTACAGATCATCAGCAGCAACTAGCCGGTATGGCCGGGCTGTTTCATGATTACGGCAAGGCGCTCGTACCAAGAGAGATTCTTAACGCGCCGCGCGCGCTTTCCCCGTCCGAATTTGCCGTCATGCGGTCGCACGTGCTGCTCGGCTATGACGCCTTGCGCAAGATACCCAATATCGCACCAGAAATTCTGGAGGGCACAGGCCAGCACCACGAGATGCACGATGGCCTGGGGTATCCCCACGGGCTCAAAGGCTCAGCCATCGGTCTTTTTGGGCGTATCATCTCTATTTGCGATGTATATGACGCGCTTTCATCCAGGCGCGTATATAAAGAGGCGCTTTGCCCCAGTCATGCGCTGGCAATCATGTACAAAATGAACGGAACGGCATGGCCGCGCGGCTTTGCGGATTCTTTCATAAAAATGATGGGGGTCTTCCCGCTAGGAACGGCGGTCAAACTTTCAGACGGGCGCATGGGCCTCATAAGCAGCAGCAACCCCGATTTTCCAACCCGGCCAACAGTGATCATTGTCAGAAAATTCAGAGGCGTAGCCTACATGGAAGACAGAGTTGACCTGTTGGCGGCAAGCAAGATTTGCGTGAGCCGCGCGCTTTCATTCAAAGAGACGGAAGACTGGGATATCCCACGCCTTTTGGGCATAACGGAATGA
- a CDS encoding GGDEF domain-containing protein → MDIETGLDNLLRGQFDAALAEFEGCGQQPTAEKLCELTRACADLSAYAAALAEGDLSVRPPKSCRHFSTHLESLHAKLKRLARQLLIFSAGYPMPAVDDMGDLSDGLTFLINQAQTCKKQVEHDQNHDVETGLMNRRAFVRGVREALQMQPGKFGVLLSCGLDNLKYVNESHGYDGGDLYISKVVEALQMCENDAVLLARTAGSEFAVFAHGFDNEESALRFAQDNRKTLLNTTIELPNEVVRIRASLGVAVYPSDAMTGDVLMNYASHAMFEVQNFNRGTLMRFNPEVYRAKANILSRQERLDELLEGQLIRFAFQPIVSLKDGSIYGYEALMRSTTPHFASPLDVLQLAEAQSKLPQLEHMTFRMIFDWMGKNLPSLGARKIFFNAISAQYLDARELRNLHPRYEDISRNMVFEIIETASSEEGLAQKVRELRAELAAFIAIDDFGCAHSNALRLLNISPEILKIDSFFIRAIHKAPASKREFLSNILVYCRSKGILTVAEGVETHEELASVVALGFDLAQGFYLARPEFVLQELAPSQIEEITALKCAV, encoded by the coding sequence ATGGATATTGAAACCGGCCTTGATAATCTGCTGCGCGGGCAATTTGACGCTGCGTTGGCCGAATTTGAAGGCTGCGGGCAGCAGCCCACAGCAGAGAAACTGTGCGAGCTCACGCGGGCCTGCGCTGATCTTTCTGCCTATGCGGCGGCACTGGCAGAGGGGGATCTGTCTGTGCGCCCGCCCAAATCCTGCCGTCACTTTTCCACGCACCTTGAAAGCCTGCACGCCAAGCTCAAACGTCTGGCCCGGCAACTGCTCATATTCAGCGCAGGCTACCCCATGCCTGCGGTTGACGATATGGGCGACCTCTCTGACGGGCTGACCTTTCTTATCAATCAGGCGCAGACCTGCAAAAAGCAGGTCGAGCACGACCAGAATCACGATGTTGAAACCGGCCTCATGAACCGCCGGGCCTTTGTGCGCGGCGTGCGCGAAGCCTTGCAGATGCAGCCCGGCAAATTTGGCGTACTGCTTTCGTGCGGTCTGGATAATCTCAAGTACGTAAATGAGTCGCATGGGTACGATGGGGGCGATCTGTACATAAGCAAGGTGGTTGAAGCCTTGCAGATGTGCGAAAATGACGCAGTGCTTCTGGCCCGCACGGCAGGCAGCGAATTTGCAGTGTTTGCCCACGGTTTTGATAATGAAGAAAGCGCCTTGCGCTTTGCGCAGGATAACCGCAAAACCCTGCTGAACACCACCATTGAACTGCCCAATGAGGTTGTGCGCATACGCGCTTCGCTCGGGGTGGCCGTGTATCCCAGCGACGCCATGACCGGCGATGTGCTCATGAATTATGCCAGCCACGCCATGTTTGAAGTGCAGAACTTCAATCGCGGTACGCTCATGCGGTTCAATCCTGAAGTTTACCGGGCCAAGGCCAATATCTTGAGCCGTCAGGAACGTCTGGACGAATTGCTTGAAGGCCAGTTGATCCGCTTTGCCTTTCAGCCCATTGTGAGCCTGAAAGATGGCTCCATCTACGGCTATGAGGCGCTCATGCGCTCCACAACCCCGCATTTTGCCTCGCCTCTTGATGTGCTGCAGCTGGCAGAGGCGCAGTCAAAACTGCCTCAGCTGGAGCATATGACCTTCAGGATGATTTTTGACTGGATGGGCAAGAACCTCCCTTCGCTCGGTGCCAGAAAGATATTTTTCAACGCCATTTCCGCGCAGTATCTGGATGCTCGGGAGCTGCGCAATCTGCACCCGCGCTATGAAGACATAAGCCGCAACATGGTGTTTGAAATCATAGAAACCGCCAGCAGCGAGGAAGGCCTTGCCCAAAAGGTGCGCGAACTGCGCGCGGAGCTGGCGGCCTTTATCGCCATTGACGATTTTGGCTGCGCCCACTCAAATGCGCTGCGGCTTTTGAATATTTCGCCCGAGATTCTCAAGATCGACAGCTTTTTTATCCGCGCCATCCACAAGGCGCCCGCATCCAAGAGGGAATTTCTTTCAAATATTCTTGTATATTGCCGCTCAAAGGGCATTCTCACCGTGGCGGAGGGTGTGGAAACCCACGAGGAACTTGCCAGCGTTGTTGCCCTGGGTTTTGATCTGGCGCAGGGCTTTTATCTGGCAAGGCCGGAATTCGTCCTGCAAGAGCTTGCACCAAGCCAGATTGAAGAGATCACCGCGCTCAAGTGCGCAGTCTGA